Proteins encoded by one window of Vampirovibrionales bacterium:
- a CDS encoding NAD(P)-dependent oxidoreductase — protein sequence MTDILSKPLGFIGLGAMGEPMALNLLRAGAALTVWNRSAPARDRLAQAGARVAGSVDEAFAACETLILMLANADAIDAVLQRGEPAFGARVAGRTVINMGTTMPAYSKALEAQILSVGGRYVEAPVSGSRQPAQAGQLVAMAAGEAQTIEAVRDIFQPLCRDVVDCGAVPNALLMKLAVNLFLIATVTGLAESVHFAQHQGLDLGKLAAILNAGQMASDVSRVKLAKLLAGDFSKQAGIADVLENNRLIACAAQEAGVAAPLLDACHALYRETCEQGLGESDMITVILALQARTQGLMGNRASP from the coding sequence ATGACCGACATTCTCTCCAAACCGCTGGGATTTATCGGACTGGGCGCGATGGGAGAGCCCATGGCGCTGAATCTGTTGCGCGCAGGCGCGGCGCTGACGGTGTGGAACCGATCGGCGCCCGCGCGCGATCGCCTCGCGCAGGCTGGCGCGCGCGTGGCTGGCAGCGTCGATGAGGCGTTTGCCGCGTGCGAGACGCTGATCTTAATGCTGGCGAACGCCGATGCGATTGACGCGGTCCTTCAGCGCGGCGAGCCCGCCTTTGGCGCGCGGGTCGCCGGGCGCACGGTCATTAACATGGGAACGACCATGCCGGCGTACTCCAAGGCGCTCGAAGCCCAAATTCTGTCTGTGGGCGGGCGCTATGTCGAAGCGCCGGTATCGGGATCGCGTCAACCCGCGCAGGCGGGCCAACTGGTGGCCATGGCGGCGGGCGAGGCGCAAACGATTGAGGCCGTGCGCGATATCTTCCAGCCGCTCTGTCGAGACGTCGTCGACTGCGGCGCCGTCCCCAACGCGCTGCTGATGAAACTGGCGGTGAATCTCTTCCTGATCGCCACTGTGACCGGACTGGCCGAGTCGGTTCATTTTGCGCAGCATCAGGGGCTGGATCTGGGAAAACTGGCGGCGATTCTCAACGCGGGGCAAATGGCGAGCGACGTATCGCGGGTCAAACTGGCCAAATTGCTGGCGGGCGATTTCAGTAAGCAGGCCGGGATTGCAGACGTGCTGGAGAATAATCGCCTGATCGCCTGCGCGGCGCAAGAAGCGGGCGTCGCCGCGCCGTTGCTCGACGCGTGTCACGCCCTGTACCGCGAAACCTGCGAGCAGGGTCTCGGCGAGTCCGACATGATCACGGTGATTCTCGCTCTGCAAGCGCGCACGCAGGGACTGATGGGGAATCGCGCCTCCCCCTGA